The nucleotide window TCAGCCCCAGCGCCAGCGCCGCCGCACCCATGACGGCGCGGCCCCTGTTGAACAGTGTGAACACTCCTGATCCTCCCCCGGTAAGCTTTGGGAAAGGATGGGCGACAGCCTCGCTCACGGCAAGACGCGCTTTCCGTCTGTCCGATCATGGATATGAGGTTCGGCCTAATCCGGTGGGGAACCTTCCGCCAATCGACGCTGTTGAGCGGGAAATCGCGACAGGAGGTTCAGATGTCCCAGGGCGACAAGGATAAATACACCGAAAAACAGAAGCGCAAGGCCGAGCATATCGAGGAAGGTTACGAGAAGCGCGGCGTTTCCCACGACGAGGCCGAGCGGCGCGCCTGGGCCACCGTCAACAAGCAGGACGGCGGCGGCAAGAAGGGCGGGTCGGGGCACGACAGGTGAGTGGGGAGTGGCTGGAGTTCCAGCTTCGACTGCTCCCATCCTGACCCTCCCCCCGCTGGGCGGGAAAGGGGATTTAGGTACTTGTTCGGAAAGGCAGCGGCAGGCCCTCCCAGCCCAGCTGGGGAGGTCAGGGCGGGGGCAACCGAAGCCCCCCTCACATCCCCCGATACCGCCACTCCGCCTCCAGCGCCGCGGCGTCGCGGTCGCGCAGCACGGCGACATCCGCATGGGCCGGGGACAGTTCGCACACCGGGTCGGTGGCATCGGCGCTGCCCGCCAGCGCCAGCGCCTGGCAGCGGCAGCCGCCCCAGTCCTCTTCCTTGTGGTCGCAGGACCGGCAGGGTTCCGGCATCCAGGCGGTGCCCCGGTAGCGGGCGAAGGCCGGGCCGTCGCGCCAGATGTCTGACAGGCTGCGGTCGTGGACCGTCTCGAACTCCATGCCGGGAATGGTCTCGGCGGCGTGGCAGGGCAGGACGCGGCCGCGCGGGGTGACGTTCATGAAGCGCCGCGCCCAGCCGCCCATGCAGCTTTTCGGCCGGCGGGCATAGTAGTCGGGCACGACGTAATCGACGACGATCCGCCCGGCAAGCTCCGGCAGACGCGCCCGCACCGCGGCGTCCATCGCCAGCAGCTGTTCGCGCGACGGCATCAGTGCCGCCCGGTTGGCGAGCGCCCAGCCGTAATACTGCACGTTGGCGATCTCGATCCGCCCGGCGCCGAGTTCCAGCGCCAGATCGAT belongs to Azospirillum ramasamyi and includes:
- the pqqE gene encoding pyrroloquinoline quinone biosynthesis protein PqqE; the encoded protein is MSCALPAFAAASRTEPAPPFAVLMELTHRCPLRCPYCSNPVALDSASAELDTATWKRVLDEAADVGALQVHFSGGEPCVRRDLEELVAHATEIGLYSNLITSAVLLDRPRLERLQRAGLQHVQISLQDAEAAGADRVGGFKGGHVKKLDVARAVVAQGLALTINAVLHRHNIDRVNDVIDLALELGAGRIEIANVQYYGWALANRAALMPSREQLLAMDAAVRARLPELAGRIVVDYVVPDYYARRPKSCMGGWARRFMNVTPRGRVLPCHAAETIPGMEFETVHDRSLSDIWRDGPAFARYRGTAWMPEPCRSCDHKEEDWGGCRCQALALAGSADATDPVCELSPAHADVAVLRDRDAAALEAEWRYRGM